GTATTTTAGAAAGGATAGGACGTGCTAGATACCACGGTGAATCAACTCAAGGTAAATGTGGATTGCAAGTGTTAGGTGAAGAtgcaaaaactatattttatttaagaaaatttttacttaaacacaatttaattacaaaacaaccatttcaacaaaaaacattaggtaataatttatcaggtttattattacatttacccagattttataaactaattaaaccaaaatttgtttcattaactgaaaatgttattaaatttttaaaagatcagcCTAATTGTATTGCTGATTATAATTTATTGCGTGATCATCTCGTTATACCAGGTGTTTTGAGAAAGCTAACTAAGGTTGCTGATTTCCAaagatatgtacgtacagacataaAAGTGCCATACCGTACGTTATATCCAGATGCTGATGTCAAACAATGGAAACATAAAGCGAGTGATAAAGAGAAAAAGATTCGTATCGTACAGCTAAGAGATCCAAATGTTGATGTACGTGATGTACAAAAACGTTTACTCGGTagttatgatgatgatgaagatgatgatgataaattaggattattaaatgaaaagaatcgTATAATCGATTTACCTTTATTGACacagtgttgtttatttttaaagaaatctggaCCTGATGGTTTAACACAGACAGAAATCGCTAGGGAATTTGGTTTTAATCGTGTTCAAGCTCGTACTActtgtaaaaatttagttaaaacaggTGCTGTCGGTACATTTATGACTGATGTTGGAAGACAGcgtttatctaaattttatctaaaatgtaaCGATGATGGAAATAATTCTATGCAACATTgtatagaagaaaatatttcagaatttcttAATACATTAGATGATTGTAAAACTGATATTCTTATCGAAAACAGTCAACAGCCTTCTTGTTCCAACAGTTCAAGTAATAATAATCCCCCTGTGATTACTAATAATGTTCCTAACAATTACATAAATCAGTCGTGTAGTGAACAAGATAGTGAttcaaatattgaaaacattCATAACAGTGAAGTTGTAACTTTAAATAATGATATAGAAATAGATGATAATACAATAACATCAATAAATTCAgaagtaaatattgaaaatattgaatttaatcatAGCCAAAtagataatgatattaataaaaatacaaacggcattgaaaataataacaataaaacatctGGTAAAAGAGCTAAAGATAATTCTTTTGAACTACCATCTGAAAAAAGGTATAAGTtagataaggaaaataataaatctgcAGTGATTGTTTTGACTAATAAAGAAGAATCaagtaatatagaaaatatgGAAACAAATGATATTGTAAATCAAAATATCACTGCTATATCTTCTGATGATAGAAATAATGCAAATGTGGTCGTAAATGAAAACACTAATATCTCCGACTTGTCAACAAATGATCAAAACTCAAATGAAAGTAATTTAGCGACTGATAAAATATCAGTAGATGTTGAAATATCAGAGGATTTTGATTGGTTGTTACCTGGTCAGtcaaaaaaagaattagataaattaaaagaaggaCAAGTTGCTTGTAAAACAATGAAAACTTACCGTCTTTTAAAACGTTCAAATCTTATTTTAGAAGCTGTTCAtgaatataaagttataaatgacattagaaaatttgtaataataattaatgaagctGAATATAGAGAAGGACAGGCTagtaaaatggataaaaaatctttattgagaattttatttaaattagcacttgataaacatataaaagtatataGAGTAACATTAAAAAGTGGTTGTAATCAAAAAACAGTTGATTTTATATGCGATACAAAAGTTGAAGCCGATCATCCTCTTATTAGATCATCTGTTGAATTTgctaaattaaaacttcattgtcCATCAAACACTAATTCCagtacaaataacaataataaaataaaacgcttGAGtatccaaaaattgaaaaatttaagtcattttccaaaatttaatcgTATGAAAGTAATgcatcgatttttattttatttagtatataattatGAAGGTATAGAAAATCAAGATCAGGAATTagctaaatatgaaataaataaagaatgtgaGATAACAGAAGATGTTACAAATTTAATGCCAGATATTTATTACCCAAAAGTTGATTGGAGAATGTTTGTAGCACCACTGCCAAAATATAcaaaagatgaagaaaatttaGGTTGGTGTTTAATGTCAGATGTTTTAATACGATTACCATTGTCGGTATTCATGCAGTTAATACAAGTTCCTTATTATGTACCTGAATTAGACTCGTACCTTAATCATCCAATTAAAAGGCATTTATTAGTTGGTAATTTACCAGTTAAAATTCGTAATTGTCTTACTGTTgcacgtaaatatatttttacaatatttgaagCAATGACTAGATTAGTTTATATCGGTTTGCTTCAGTTCGGATCAcaccaaaataaagaaaaagaacaagtttttacttatgttaataaaaatgcctCGCTTTTAGATACTTCATTATCAAAACctggttataataaaatatcaacagaTATTGACTATCCCATTGaacaatatcattttaaaacattgatGGATGTCGATGAGTATTGGCATAATGCATGGAAAATATGTATGAATACAAGATTAGGTGGAAGATCTCATGTCATGGGTACTGATGTCATACTCGAAAACAttcaagataaaaaagaaatgatcgaTGCAATGAAACCTCGTGAATTTTGCGAAGCTTCTATTTTTGATTTAGGTGATATACCCGGTGATAAATTAGGTGCTGCTGGTTATGACTCTGCATTATTTGCGCATCTAAAACGCAACTGGATTTCTAAACCTGGTaggaatgataataaaaatatattagagaaAAAACCGCTTCAGATTATTTCTACatctcaaaatataattaaacggaAATTATCTTCATCGGAGCAAACAAAACTTAATCAAAATCAACGTGCTGTAAATAGTatgttaatgaaacaaaaaaagaattcatcGCCATCTACATCTAACcatgataaaaagaattttagtatAACACATTTAAATAGGCAATCAAGAGTTCGAAAAAGAAAACCTAGCATTAAAATCCGTCATATTAAACCaactaaaaaattgttacacCGGAAACCATATTATGATCAAATCGATAAAGAAGCATTAAAACATATGAGCAAGTTACGTGTGGATTGGTCACAAGAAGAAGATCgtgtattattaatttgtaaaatagcaTCTGCATTTATTTGCCCGCATACAAGAAAACAGATAAATGCAAATATGTTTGTTACATTCAGAGAAATATTGCATAGAACATTTCagtcttcaaaaaataaaacatcacgTGCATGTCAGCGAAGAGTGTCATATATGttacattcacaaaatacacgtcataatgttaatttatgtatCGAAGAATTACGACAAGATGAATACATTATGGATAAATATGGTAATACATTAGAATATATTGAAAATGAAGCCAatagtaaaggtaaaaaaattaaagatatggaaaatatttggaaaaaacgATTTATAGAATTGGTTTCATATTTAATGGAACGGTATAGtaacaactttaataatttaCCATTTAGTATGAATAATGTATGTGAAAATTTCTCAGTTCcggataatttaaatgaattttatgaaacttataatattttgcaactcgaaaaaagtaattataaacataaagaaacatttaaaccAGTTAATAATACGACAGATATATATAGTGCTATCATTAATTGTACAATACATAGTACGTTATGTTGTAATTCAGACAAAACATCGTGGTCATatcatttatttagtatttatcaaCAATATCCTGAGAGATTATTAAGAAGTGTATTGAATAAATTACGTGAAAGTCAAatggtttcttttaaaaaatcataccaGACCCATCACatgtatagtaataattatttaccattatCAGCATCACCATATCAGTTATCAATAACGTATATAAATCTAATTCAGACAAAGTATCAATCAGATTTATATTTAGATTGTTATCAGACATTAtgcgatttaattaataattccgGTCATCATAAAACTGATGATTGCGATGATAATGAAGATAAAggctataaaattttatcattatcaggAGGTTCAACAGCCatgattatacaattattttgtgaagatattgtaaaatttcatatcGATATACCAGATCAGATTGTAGTTCTTGATCCAAATGTTAGAAATAAAGACGAGACATACGCTCGTTTAGTACAACGTTATCAAGACATTTTATCGAATTATAAGAAAGATTTAACGAGTTctgttttatttcagaaaaataattacgcATATCTCAATAAAGCAGatgaggatgatgatgatgatatttataatgataatgatattaataatgatgatattaaCAATGATGATATCAacgatgatgataatgataaaaaagaaaatagacaaCTTAATGAAGAAGGATCTGATGTAACATCGTTGCAAAATGTTGTTGCAAAAGCAGCTAGTCGTATAGCTTTATATTTAATGCGAGATGATCTAAGTAACAAAGCAACTGGTATGGTGCCTAGAGAAATGGAACATGCCCATGATTTTTTTGTCGTTAATTCTTGTAGTGtatacgtaaaaattaataagtgtaatttaaaacagaatggtgattttaatgaggaaaatgatttatttatgaataatgagATTATCGATGACCATAGAATTAAGAACATCTTGGAAATGTTACGAAATTCAGCAGTTTTTCATGATAATTCAGCATTACCAACAGGTAGTCAAGATGTAGATAAGAATAAGgtcataaatgaaattattaataatatttttacaagtgaTCAGATTGATTTAGtgaaatctattataaataaaattgagagTAATAAAGAATTAGGATTGACAAGTAACGAAATAGTTAATGAATTTGGTAATAGTGTCATTATTGTTgatatattgaataaattgatCGATGTatcaattattttacatacaGGTGTTGTTTATTCACGATATGTGTATTATTCATTTACACGACCATGGTTAATACATTCTTATCGTAGCATACGTATGGAAAAAGATGCTAGAGTACCtgtaaaaaattccaattttattaaattatcaaagaaaTCAGATGATACTGAAGATGTCTCCCTGGAAAGTGATGTAAATCATACTAGCATCAAAACTGATAATCAACAGCCATCGACAAGTAAACAGATTAATGATACCGAAGATGAATCAAAATGTAATGTAGAAAATCTTAATGAACACTGGAATacacaaaatgaaaattgtaaaaaacttattaatcatAATATGACACatcatataaaagttaaaatacgaCCGTGGATACGTATTGATGGTACGTTAAATAGAAGAGTATTAGATGCTATGTTGAGTTCTGTTTTAGGTCATATTATGTTACATCCTGGTATTAGTTTATCAGCCATTCAGCTTCGATTTTCACCGGCATACCAACCGTATAATACACGTGAATTATGTGATTTACTCATCAAACTTAATTGCGTTAATAGTTATTGTGTTTTATCTTTGAATAAACCTTCATTATTTTCAAAGCCATGTCCTGTTACAGTTAATGAAACTACCGGTTTAGAATCAGAGGATAATATTTGTTACGAACCATTGAAATATGCTATAATTAATTTAGGTAAATTTATAAGTACAAAGCCGTATTCACAAGACTTTATGCATTGTCTTTTGGGAAGATAAATAgatgtaaaaagattattttttttatttaataaaaatgtgtatttattatattatcagtgATGTTGCAGTGTTAACCTGCTATCTCAATTTCTTACGATTTTACTTGAGAACttaaaaactgaatgaaataaataataataccacTTGTTAATCTCCCTGTATTGAcaaatttcagaagaaaaatgAGAAGAATGTATTACTGTTATCTATTTTTAGGGAGAAAAATAGGAATTAGGTTTTATTTTCGCAAAGTATTTACTGGTATGGAGTTAGCCGCTGGTGTTATAAAGAACaggttttaaaagaaaagataaggCTTATTtccttataactatttttatagaaaaatatttaattggtaaCAAGTTACTTAATCATATTTGGTTCATTGTAGCTAAGAATTCAGAACATTTTCTATTTCATAGAAGTACGAAGCACATCAATTCAGAGTTTTTCTTAATCCAATAATATTCTCAAACTTAAATTTCAAATAgtagaaacaaaataatgttatatgattactgtaaatacaaaaattgaacaaattaaacATGTGAATGAATTACAGTTACCATGTTAATCAACTGGTAGGATCCTTTTAATAACTTGTAAATCTTCATTTGCTGTTATTGGCAGTACATTTCCATGTAAAATCTGTAATTCTAACCACTGTTtgtttgtgataattaattttcttaaaccacaaacaaaattaattatacttacatTAAAGCTTGGAAACCTATCACTTTGGGGTCCTTGTTTTTTTTACTTGGTTGGATGATGTTGTACATCATAATGTCGCttaactttttaaagaatttgtgtGTAACCCCTTGctggtttcttctttttttttacagaaatgaatattatcttgtatttttttttttgctttaatgcatATATTTTGACTAATGacctaaaattaatgtaattagttttaattactaatgtaattcaaaaacaatttttttcattcaaaatgtattttattacacaaacatttgcaatatttacagaatttcaattacacatatatatttacacaattagCTTTATAATTTGACCTACAcacaatatttacataattatatactgatatatttatagaattttatgatATAAGAAATATAGCGCTCACAGTCCATCTTCACAGTACACTGTAAATGAACAACTCGCCATTATAGCCGGGTCAGCTGATTTTGATCAAATACAAATGAAAACCTTTCACTGTATACTGTTCTAAAAACTAACAACTAGCTGTCTATCATTGcagactactaaaaaaaaaaaaatgtacataaaatgacaaaatattatgaCAGATCGAATTAAAACCTTTGTTGGAATATTTCAACAAAGTCCTTAATCATGCACATTGGCTATGtctgaatattttatgaaagaatagtACAGGGTTAATATAAGTTACACTGAAAGGGGTTAGATTTTTGTAAGTAGTCTTGCAAAAATTCATATATTCAGCAGGAACATTTACAGTCTTATTACATGAACAATATTCTACATCAGAATGCTTGCTGTCATCAGCTTCTGTCTGGGTATATCCAACTTCAAAGTATTTTTCTTCAGTTGTAATTCTGTTTATGACAACTACATTGAGCAATGCATTTGATATGACGACATTATGGTTTTGATAACTGCATCCGTCactatatatgattatttttttatcatcttcacATTCACTTTTAACTGATAACAATTTTTCCTGAATAAAATATGGCCAAATAGGTGCAAATTTTTCAGCATCTATAGCACCTTCCGTGTCATTCCATAAGAAACAGAGCccaacataattaatttataaaaacataaattctgaaccagcaatttcattttataatataaaatgctgatgtTTGATTTTGGAGCCATCAGGAAAAGTTTGCTACTCTGCTGTCGAAGcacatttttcattatctttgtttttcctCTTTTCTTCTCTTGTTTCTAATTTTCTAGCAGTATGAAACTGATATTCTTCTTCAGCCATGAATTCCCATGCTATAACCAGAacatttttcacat
Above is a genomic segment from Lycorma delicatula isolate Av1 chromosome 12, ASM4794821v1, whole genome shotgun sequence containing:
- the LOC142333230 gene encoding general transcription factor 3C polypeptide 1, with the protein product MDYISDILDEIALEGLDGISIDGLWLRLLERPRFVFKENFDEETKDFLWNHIRCFRDVEFYQLVESRKPLASFNHYTVDPELGIIIETNPAPEEIYPHNLINDTTNNILGSCSTYETRKNVTSVVRKLTLNIVHCTYGNYLVIVANQDTRKKALIGSNSNPNLELSPLQYCILERIGRARYHGESTQGKCGLQVLGEDAKTIFYLRKFLLKHNLITKQPFQQKTLGNNLSGLLLHLPRFYKLIKPKFVSLTENVIKFLKDQPNCIADYNLLRDHLVIPGVLRKLTKVADFQRYVRTDIKVPYRTLYPDADVKQWKHKASDKEKKIRIVQLRDPNVDVRDVQKRLLGSYDDDEDDDDKLGLLNEKNRIIDLPLLTQCCLFLKKSGPDGLTQTEIAREFGFNRVQARTTCKNLVKTGAVGTFMTDVGRQRLSKFYLKCNDDGNNSMQHCIEENISEFLNTLDDCKTDILIENSQQPSCSNSSSNNNPPVITNNVPNNYINQSCSEQDSDSNIENIHNSEVVTLNNDIEIDDNTITSINSEVNIENIEFNHSQIDNDINKNTNGIENNNNKTSGKRAKDNSFELPSEKRYKLDKENNKSAVIVLTNKEESSNIENMETNDIVNQNITAISSDDRNNANVVVNENTNISDLSTNDQNSNESNLATDKISVDVEISEDFDWLLPGQSKKELDKLKEGQVACKTMKTYRLLKRSNLILEAVHEYKVINDIRKFVIIINEAEYREGQASKMDKKSLLRILFKLALDKHIKVYRVTLKSGCNQKTVDFICDTKVEADHPLIRSSVEFAKLKLHCPSNTNSSTNNNNKIKRLSIQKLKNLSHFPKFNRMKVMHRFLFYLVYNYEGIENQDQELAKYEINKECEITEDVTNLMPDIYYPKVDWRMFVAPLPKYTKDEENLGWCLMSDVLIRLPLSVFMQLIQVPYYVPELDSYLNHPIKRHLLVGNLPVKIRNCLTVARKYIFTIFEAMTRLVYIGLLQFGSHQNKEKEQVFTYVNKNASLLDTSLSKPGYNKISTDIDYPIEQYHFKTLMDVDEYWHNAWKICMNTRLGGRSHVMGTDVILENIQDKKEMIDAMKPREFCEASIFDLGDIPGDKLGAAGYDSALFAHLKRNWISKPGRNDNKNILEKKPLQIISTSQNIIKRKLSSSEQTKLNQNQRAVNSMLMKQKKNSSPSTSNHDKKNFSITHLNRQSRVRKRKPSIKIRHIKPTKKLLHRKPYYDQIDKEALKHMSKLRVDWSQEEDRVLLICKIASAFICPHTRKQINANMFVTFREILHRTFQSSKNKTSRACQRRVSYMLHSQNTRHNVNLCIEELRQDEYIMDKYGNTLEYIENEANSKGKKIKDMENIWKKRFIELVSYLMERYSNNFNNLPFSMNNVCENFSVPDNLNEFYETYNILQLEKSNYKHKETFKPVNNTTDIYSAIINCTIHSTLCCNSDKTSWSYHLFSIYQQYPERLLRSVLNKLRESQMVSFKKSYQTHHMYSNNYLPLSASPYQLSITYINLIQTKYQSDLYLDCYQTLCDLINNSGHHKTDDCDDNEDKGYKILSLSGGSTAMIIQLFCEDIVKFHIDIPDQIVVLDPNVRNKDETYARLVQRYQDILSNYKKDLTSSVLFQKNNYAYLNKADEDDDDDIYNDNDINNDDINNDDINDDDNDKKENRQLNEEGSDVTSLQNVVAKAASRIALYLMRDDLSNKATGMVPREMEHAHDFFVVNSCSVYVKINKCNLKQNGDFNEENDLFMNNEIIDDHRIKNILEMLRNSAVFHDNSALPTGSQDVDKNKVINEIINNIFTSDQIDLVKSIINKIESNKELGLTSNEIVNEFGNSVIIVDILNKLIDVSIILHTGVVYSRYVYYSFTRPWLIHSYRSIRMEKDARVPVKNSNFIKLSKKSDDTEDVSLESDVNHTSIKTDNQQPSTSKQINDTEDESKCNVENLNEHWNTQNENCKKLINHNMTHHIKVKIRPWIRIDGTLNRRVLDAMLSSVLGHIMLHPGISLSAIQLRFSPAYQPYNTRELCDLLIKLNCVNSYCVLSLNKPSLFSKPCPVTVNETTGLESEDNICYEPLKYAIINLGKFISTKPYSQDFMHCLLGR